One stretch of Nocardioides perillae DNA includes these proteins:
- a CDS encoding 4Fe-4S dicluster domain-containing protein, with protein MTEARISPNAFWGPLDPSADAGYDDDRPKRKGFFTDTSICIGCKACEVACKEWNDVPSDHFDMTGTSYDNSHSLNANQWRHVAFIEQPVRPKQTVDLGMPGRAPAYVPGLPATGADPDPVGAGAPAPIDTSDLLGSMLAEAPGSDGGSASADSMDFRWLMSSDVCKHCTHAACLDVCPTGSLMRSEFGTVVVQDDICNGCGYCVAACPYGVIERRRGPDGHKNVGIAQKCTLCYDRLTAGQTPACAQSCPTQSIQFGDVEELRERAEARVAKLHEAGVMDARLYGNDPNDGVGGTGAFFLLLDEPEVYGFPPDPVVTTKDLPEMARKAATAAGVLLLGAAVSFLGRKP; from the coding sequence GTGACCGAGGCCAGGATCTCGCCGAACGCGTTCTGGGGTCCGCTGGACCCCTCCGCCGACGCGGGCTACGACGACGACCGACCCAAGCGCAAGGGCTTCTTCACCGACACCAGCATCTGCATCGGCTGCAAGGCCTGCGAGGTGGCGTGCAAGGAGTGGAACGACGTCCCGTCGGACCACTTCGACATGACCGGCACGTCCTACGACAACTCGCACTCGCTCAACGCCAACCAGTGGCGCCACGTGGCCTTCATCGAGCAGCCCGTCCGGCCCAAGCAGACGGTGGACCTCGGCATGCCCGGCCGCGCCCCGGCGTACGTCCCGGGGCTGCCGGCCACCGGAGCCGACCCGGACCCGGTGGGCGCGGGGGCCCCTGCACCCATCGACACCAGCGACCTGCTGGGCTCGATGCTGGCGGAGGCGCCGGGCTCAGACGGCGGCTCGGCGTCGGCGGATTCGATGGACTTCCGCTGGCTGATGAGCTCCGACGTGTGCAAGCACTGCACGCACGCGGCGTGCCTCGACGTGTGCCCGACGGGCTCGCTCATGCGCAGCGAGTTCGGCACCGTGGTGGTGCAGGACGACATCTGCAACGGCTGCGGCTACTGCGTGGCCGCCTGCCCCTACGGCGTGATCGAGCGGCGGCGCGGCCCCGACGGCCACAAGAACGTCGGCATCGCCCAGAAGTGCACGCTCTGCTACGACCGGCTCACCGCCGGGCAGACCCCGGCGTGCGCGCAGTCGTGCCCGACCCAGTCGATCCAGTTCGGCGACGTCGAGGAGCTGCGCGAGCGCGCCGAGGCGCGGGTGGCCAAGCTGCACGAGGCCGGCGTCATGGACGCCCGGCTCTACGGCAACGACCCGAACGACGGCGTCGGCGGCACGGGAGCCTTCTTCCTGCTGCTCGACGAGCCGGAGGTCTACGGCTTCCCGCCCGACCCGGTCGTCACGACGAAGGACCTGCCCGAGATGGCGCGCAAGGCCGCCACGGCGGCCGGCGTGCTGCTGCTCGGCGCGGCCGTGTCGTTCCTGGGGCGCAAGCCGTGA